Proteins encoded together in one Rana temporaria chromosome 6, aRanTem1.1, whole genome shotgun sequence window:
- the LOC120943568 gene encoding 60S ribosomal protein L27a-like: MPTKLRKTRKLRGHVSHGHGRVGKHRKHPGGRGNAGDLHHHRINFDKYHPGYFGKVGMRHYHLKKNQHFCPTINLDKLWTLVSEQTRLNQAKNPEGPAPVIDAVHAGYFKVLGKGKLPKQPVIVKAKFFRRRAEKIKGVGGACVLVA; the protein is encoded by the coding sequence ATGCCTACTAAGCTAAGAAAGACAAGGAAGCTCCGTGGACACGTCAGTCACGGCCATGGTCGTGTTGGCAAACACAGAAAGCATCCTGGTGGTCGTGGTAATGCCGGTGATTTGCATCATCACAGAATCAACTTTGATAAATACCACCCTGGTTACTTTGGTAAGGTCGGCATGAGGCATTACCATCTGAAGAAGAATCAGCATTTTTGTCCCACAATCAACTTGGACAAACTGTGGACTTTGGTCAGTGAACAGACCAGACTGAACCAGGCTAAGAACCCAGAGGGACCAGCACCAGTCATTGACGCAGTGCATGCCGGTTATTTCAAGGTGCTCGGCAAAGGCAAGCTCCCCAAGCAGCCAGTCATTGTAAAAGCCAAGTTCTTCCGCCGACGTGCCGAGAAGATTAAAGGTGTCGGAGGTGCTTGTGTGCTGGTAGCATAA